A single window of Bradyrhizobium daqingense DNA harbors:
- a CDS encoding DUF1326 domain-containing protein has protein sequence MAASDWRLEGEWLKNCTCAFGCPCDFNARPTQGYCKGMVAMRIAKGHFEGTRLDGLCFAITVDFPGPLHEGNGTIQPIIDERATAEQRQALFDIFSGKHSAEGTLFQIVSMIVTKIHDPVFAPFEFSFDKAGRVAKLVAKGVLETEVEPIKNPVTGDPHRIQVVMPEGFEHRAAEVASANIRSTGAILFEARGTHSSLANVVQTPEGVAA, from the coding sequence ATGGCTGCGTCTGACTGGCGTCTCGAAGGCGAATGGTTGAAGAACTGCACCTGCGCGTTTGGCTGCCCCTGCGATTTCAATGCACGGCCGACCCAAGGCTATTGCAAGGGAATGGTCGCCATGCGGATCGCCAAGGGACATTTCGAAGGGACCAGGCTCGATGGTCTCTGCTTTGCGATCACGGTCGATTTCCCAGGGCCGCTGCATGAGGGCAATGGGACAATCCAGCCCATCATCGACGAACGCGCCACGGCGGAGCAGCGTCAGGCGTTGTTCGATATCTTTTCCGGCAAGCATTCGGCCGAAGGCACGCTTTTCCAGATCGTCAGCATGATCGTTACCAAGATCCACGATCCGGTGTTCGCACCGTTCGAGTTTTCCTTCGACAAAGCCGGACGCGTCGCAAAACTCGTTGCCAAGGGCGTGCTCGAGACTGAAGTCGAGCCGATCAAGAATCCGGTCACCGGTGATCCGCACCGCATTCAGGTGGTCATGCCGGAGGGATTCGAACATCGGGCGGCCGAGGTCGCATCCGCCAACATCCGCTCGACCGGCGCTATCCTGTTCGAGGCCCGGGGTACGCATAGCTCGCTCGCCAATGTCGTGCAGACGCCCGAGGGGGTTGCCGCATGA
- a CDS encoding DUF2948 family protein produces the protein MSPQLKLIALDADDLAVISTHVQDARVQASDIIWRQNEKRLVVGMSRLDWEQTLEGETEPRRLVAALRFDRVLACKSRNIDLAAPDKLLDLVGIEFHPRDGRNEEPGGSALLLFAQGGAIRLDVECLECELTDLGADALGTGVGIEGEG, from the coding sequence ATGTCTCCCCAGCTCAAACTGATTGCACTGGACGCCGACGATCTCGCGGTCATCTCGACCCATGTGCAGGACGCCCGTGTCCAGGCCTCCGACATCATCTGGCGGCAGAACGAGAAGCGGCTCGTCGTCGGCATGAGCCGGCTGGACTGGGAGCAGACGCTGGAAGGCGAGACCGAGCCGCGCCGCCTGGTTGCCGCGCTCCGCTTCGACCGCGTGCTCGCCTGCAAGTCGCGCAATATCGACCTCGCCGCGCCAGACAAGCTTCTGGACCTCGTCGGCATCGAATTTCACCCCCGGGACGGCCGCAACGAGGAGCCTGGCGGCAGTGCCCTGCTCTTGTTTGCCCAGGGCGGCGCCATCCGCCTCGACGTCGAATGCCTGGAATGCGAGCTGACCGACCTCGGGGCGGACGCGCTGGGAACGGGCGTGGGGATCGAGGGGGAGGGGTGA
- a CDS encoding Maf-like protein — translation MLGRPKFVLASGSPRRLSLLNQAGIEPDALRPADVDETPRRGELPRACANRLARAKADAALKSVQLDDELRGAFILSADTVVAVGRRILPKANLVDEAAQCLRLLSGRNHRVYTAICLVTPREAFRQRLVETRVRFKRLSEDDIQAYIGSGEWRGKAGGYAVQGIAGSFVVKMVGSYTNVVGLPLYETATLLGGEGFPIRFGWLNATTAV, via the coding sequence ATGCTCGGCCGCCCCAAATTCGTACTTGCCTCCGGTTCGCCGCGTCGGCTGTCGCTGCTCAACCAGGCCGGCATCGAGCCGGACGCGCTCCGGCCGGCCGATGTCGACGAGACGCCGAGGCGGGGCGAGCTGCCGCGCGCCTGCGCCAACCGGCTCGCCCGGGCCAAGGCCGATGCGGCGCTCAAATCGGTGCAGCTGGATGACGAGCTGCGCGGCGCCTTCATCCTCTCCGCCGACACCGTTGTCGCGGTCGGCCGCCGCATCCTGCCCAAGGCGAACCTCGTCGACGAAGCGGCGCAGTGCCTGCGGCTGCTGTCGGGCCGCAACCACCGCGTCTACACCGCGATCTGCCTCGTCACGCCGCGCGAGGCCTTCCGCCAGCGCCTGGTCGAGACTCGCGTCCGCTTCAAGCGCCTCTCGGAGGACGACATCCAGGCCTATATCGGCTCCGGCGAATGGCGCGGCAAAGCCGGCGGTTACGCGGTGCAGGGCATCGCCGGCTCTTTCGTGGTGAAGATGGTGGGCTCCTACACCAACGTCGTCGGGCTGCCGCTCTACGAGACCGCCACGCTGCTCGGCGGCGAGGGCTTTCCGATCCGCTTCGGCTGGCTCAATGCCACCACCGCGGTGTGA
- a CDS encoding NAD(P)H-binding protein, producing the protein MKVIVFGATGMVGQGVLRECLVDRGIDRVLVVGRSPTGVRNAKLAEITHDDFTDYSAIEAELTGFDACFFCLGVSSIGMSEQRYRHLTYDLTLAAATALAKLNPQMTFVYVTGAGTDSSEQSSRMWARIKGKTENDLFKLPFRAAYMFRPGAIQPLHGARSKTAWVQAVYTATWPLWSVLRRIAPSLVTSTEQIGRAMIRVAREGYKRKVLEMEDINGL; encoded by the coding sequence ATGAAAGTCATCGTCTTCGGCGCGACGGGTATGGTCGGGCAGGGCGTCTTGCGCGAATGCCTGGTTGATCGCGGCATCGACCGCGTGCTCGTGGTCGGACGCAGCCCGACCGGCGTGCGCAACGCCAAGTTGGCCGAGATCACCCACGACGATTTCACGGACTATTCGGCGATCGAGGCGGAGCTCACGGGCTTCGATGCCTGCTTTTTCTGCCTCGGCGTCTCCTCGATCGGCATGAGCGAGCAGCGCTACCGTCACCTGACCTATGATCTCACGCTCGCCGCTGCGACAGCGCTGGCGAAGCTCAATCCGCAGATGACGTTCGTCTATGTCACCGGCGCCGGCACCGATTCCAGCGAGCAGAGTTCGCGGATGTGGGCGCGGATCAAGGGCAAGACCGAGAACGATCTGTTCAAGCTGCCGTTCAGGGCCGCCTACATGTTCCGGCCCGGTGCGATCCAGCCCCTGCACGGCGCCCGGTCCAAAACCGCCTGGGTGCAGGCCGTGTATACCGCAACCTGGCCACTCTGGTCGGTGCTGCGCCGGATCGCGCCGTCGCTCGTGACCTCGACCGAGCAGATCGGCCGCGCCATGATCCGCGTCGCCCGGGAGGGATATAAGCGGAAAGTCCTGGAGATGGAGGATATCAATGGCCTCTAG
- a CDS encoding alpha/beta fold hydrolase — translation MPTITTKDGVEIFYKDWGSGQPIVFSHGWPLSSDDWDAQMLYFVARGYRVIAHDRRGHGRSAQVADGHDMDHYADDLAALTAHLDLKNAIHVGHSTGGGEVVHYIARHGESRVAKAAILSAVPPLMVQTAANPGGLPKSVFDDLQKQLAASRTQFYRDLPAGPFYGYNRPGAKPSEAVIQNWWRQGMMGGAKAHYDGIVAFSQTDFTEDLKKINVPVLVMHGDDDQIVPYADSAPLSAKLLKQGTLKTYKGFPHGMPTTHAEIINADLLAFFQA, via the coding sequence ATGCCCACCATCACCACCAAAGACGGCGTCGAGATCTTCTACAAGGATTGGGGCTCGGGCCAGCCGATCGTGTTCAGCCATGGCTGGCCGCTGTCGTCGGACGATTGGGACGCGCAGATGCTGTATTTCGTCGCGCGCGGCTATCGCGTGATCGCCCATGACCGCCGCGGCCATGGCCGCTCGGCGCAGGTCGCCGATGGCCACGACATGGACCATTATGCCGACGACCTCGCCGCGCTCACCGCGCATCTCGACCTCAAGAACGCCATTCACGTCGGCCACTCCACCGGCGGCGGCGAGGTCGTGCACTACATCGCGCGTCACGGTGAGAGCCGGGTGGCGAAGGCCGCGATCCTCTCGGCGGTGCCGCCGCTGATGGTGCAGACCGCAGCCAATCCGGGCGGCCTGCCGAAGAGCGTGTTCGACGATCTCCAGAAACAACTCGCCGCGAGCCGCACGCAATTTTACCGCGACCTCCCCGCCGGCCCGTTCTACGGCTACAACCGTCCCGGCGCAAAACCGTCGGAAGCCGTGATTCAGAACTGGTGGCGCCAGGGCATGATGGGCGGCGCCAAGGCGCACTACGACGGCATCGTCGCGTTCTCTCAGACCGATTTCACCGAGGATCTGAAGAAGATCAACGTGCCCGTGCTGGTGATGCATGGCGACGACGATCAGATCGTGCCTTACGCCGATTCCGCGCCGCTGTCGGCCAAGCTGCTGAAGCAGGGCACGCTGAAAACCTACAAGGGCTTCCCGCACGGCATGCCGACCACGCACGCTGAGATCATCAACGCGGACCTGCTGGCATTTTTCCAGGCGTAA
- a CDS encoding RidA family protein, with protein sequence MIKRSLPYEGLLHEIVEHNGVLYLGGIVPEDTALDMAGQADDVLRQLKTLLEGAGSDLSCVLQVTIFVTDLADKAALNQVWKRYFTADHLPARAALGVADLGPGVKLELTAIAARR encoded by the coding sequence GTGATCAAACGTTCCCTGCCCTATGAAGGACTGCTCCACGAGATCGTCGAGCACAATGGCGTGCTCTATCTCGGCGGCATCGTTCCCGAGGATACCGCCCTCGACATGGCGGGCCAAGCCGACGACGTGCTGCGCCAGTTGAAGACCTTGCTCGAAGGGGCCGGCTCCGATCTCTCCTGCGTTCTCCAGGTGACGATCTTCGTGACCGATCTCGCCGACAAGGCCGCGCTCAACCAGGTGTGGAAGCGCTATTTCACCGCGGACCATCTGCCGGCGCGCGCCGCGCTCGGCGTTGCGGATCTCGGCCCGGGCGTCAAGCTGGAGCTGACTGCGATTGCGGCGCGTCGCTGA
- a CDS encoding DUF2182 domain-containing protein, whose translation MHGRSILEHLLHRDRLIVAIGTVTVVALAWAYLAAGAGMDTEMMADMPDMAPMPWTPFYGVLLFVMWWVMMVAMMAPSAAPTVLLYATAKRKQETASRAAIDSWIFLAGYLVTWAGFSLAAVLVQGAFEHFGLLSMAMASTSALLGGCVLIAAGLYQFTPFKQACLRYCESPLLFLSRHWRPGTRGALRMGLRHGSYCVGCCWFLMLLLFVGGVMNLAWIIGIALYVAGEKLLPFGRRLSYAAGGILILSGAIVLARAG comes from the coding sequence ATGCACGGGCGCTCGATACTGGAACACCTGCTACACCGCGATCGGCTGATCGTCGCGATCGGGACCGTAACAGTGGTGGCGCTCGCCTGGGCCTATCTTGCCGCGGGCGCCGGCATGGACACCGAGATGATGGCCGACATGCCGGACATGGCGCCGATGCCGTGGACGCCGTTCTATGGCGTGCTGCTGTTCGTGATGTGGTGGGTGATGATGGTCGCGATGATGGCGCCGAGCGCGGCGCCCACCGTTCTCTTGTATGCGACCGCCAAGCGCAAGCAGGAGACGGCCTCCCGCGCCGCAATCGATAGCTGGATCTTTCTCGCCGGCTATCTCGTGACGTGGGCGGGGTTCAGTCTCGCTGCGGTCCTGGTGCAAGGAGCGTTTGAACACTTCGGATTGCTGTCGATGGCGATGGCAAGCACCAGCGCGCTTCTGGGCGGCTGCGTTCTGATTGCAGCAGGGCTTTATCAGTTCACGCCTTTCAAGCAGGCGTGCCTGCGCTACTGCGAGAGCCCGCTGTTGTTTCTCAGCCGACATTGGCGGCCCGGCACGCGCGGCGCATTGCGAATGGGACTTCGCCACGGCAGCTACTGCGTCGGCTGCTGCTGGTTTCTGATGCTATTGCTGTTCGTCGGTGGCGTGATGAACCTGGCCTGGATCATCGGCATCGCGCTCTATGTCGCCGGCGAGAAGCTGCTGCCGTTCGGCCGAAGATTGAGCTATGCGGCAGGGGGCATCCTCATCCTGTCCGGCGCGATTGTTCTTGCGCGCGCGGGATGA
- a CDS encoding low molecular weight phosphatase family protein, which yields MAAPPRASNPQSVLFACAMNSVRSPMAESLLQHMFPQGLYVKSAGTRKGELDPFAVSVMAELGQDISAHKPQTFEELEDWEGLNFDLIITLSPEAHHKALELTRTLAADVEYWPTMDPTTIEGSRDQKLAAYREVCDQLLMRIRRRFAKVGAASG from the coding sequence ATGGCTGCGCCCCCACGCGCAAGCAATCCGCAGTCCGTGCTGTTCGCCTGCGCGATGAACAGCGTGCGATCGCCGATGGCCGAGAGCCTGTTGCAGCACATGTTTCCGCAAGGGCTCTACGTCAAATCGGCCGGGACCAGAAAGGGCGAGCTCGATCCGTTTGCGGTGTCCGTGATGGCCGAGCTCGGCCAGGACATCTCCGCCCACAAGCCGCAGACCTTCGAGGAGCTGGAGGACTGGGAGGGGTTGAACTTCGACCTCATCATCACGCTGTCGCCTGAGGCGCACCACAAGGCCCTGGAGCTGACGCGGACCCTCGCGGCCGATGTCGAATATTGGCCGACCATGGATCCCACCACCATCGAAGGCAGCCGCGACCAGAAGCTCGCCGCCTATCGCGAGGTCTGCGATCAGCTGTTGATGCGCATCCGCCGGCGATTCGCGAAGGTGGGCGCGGCGAGCGGGTAG
- a CDS encoding FAD-dependent oxidoreductase yields MGQDEQQRTDRDAQMARFTRPEQTFPALTPAEIERIRHFGEVRSYQDGEFLFETGKPGPGMFVVLKGHVAITQRDGLGHVTPVIDQGPGQFLAELSQLSGQPALVDGRAEGDVETLVLPPDRLRALLVAEAELGERIMRALILRRVNLIQGGVGGPVLIGPSHSAGVVRLQGFLTRNGQPHHLLDPEHDTDAAELIARYSPKPEDWPLVVAADGTVLRNPNETALARAIGMIGGAKGDRIYDVAVVGCGPAGLATAVYAASEGLSVAVLDIRAFGGQAGASARIENYLGFPTGISGQALTARAFTQAQKFGADIMIPVTVKSLDCTRKDGAFSVALDGSDPLRSRAVVVASGARYRRPEIENLDKFEGRGVWYWASPVEARLCAGEEVALVGAGNSAGQAAVFLSGHAKKVLMIIRGGGLGASMSRYLIERIEATPNIELMFNTEITALEGDEASLLRRIRWKSRLSSDEDAADIRNLFLFVGADPATAWLDGCGVTLDRGGFVVTGAQSEQNQGRLVAPLETSVPGVYAVGDVRSGSVKRVGGAIGEGAQVVASLHGYLGDAAKPAL; encoded by the coding sequence ATGGGGCAGGACGAACAGCAACGAACCGACCGCGACGCGCAGATGGCGCGGTTCACCCGCCCCGAGCAGACCTTTCCGGCGCTGACGCCGGCCGAGATCGAGCGCATCAGGCATTTCGGCGAGGTCCGCAGCTACCAGGACGGCGAGTTCCTGTTCGAGACCGGCAAGCCCGGTCCCGGCATGTTCGTCGTGCTGAAAGGCCATGTCGCCATCACTCAGCGCGACGGGCTCGGTCATGTTACCCCGGTGATCGACCAGGGGCCGGGACAATTCCTGGCCGAGCTCAGCCAGCTCTCCGGACAGCCGGCGCTGGTCGACGGCCGCGCCGAGGGCGATGTCGAGACGTTGGTGCTGCCGCCGGACCGGCTGCGCGCGCTGCTGGTGGCCGAGGCCGAGCTCGGCGAGCGCATCATGCGCGCGCTGATCCTGCGCCGGGTCAATCTGATTCAGGGCGGCGTCGGCGGCCCGGTGCTGATCGGCCCGTCGCATTCGGCCGGCGTGGTGCGCCTGCAGGGCTTTCTCACCCGCAACGGTCAGCCGCATCATCTGCTCGATCCCGAGCATGACACCGACGCCGCCGAATTGATCGCGCGCTATTCGCCGAAGCCGGAAGACTGGCCGCTGGTCGTCGCCGCCGACGGCACGGTGCTGCGCAATCCCAACGAGACCGCGCTTGCCCGTGCCATCGGCATGATCGGCGGGGCGAAGGGGGATCGCATCTACGATGTTGCCGTCGTCGGCTGCGGTCCGGCCGGGCTCGCCACCGCCGTGTACGCGGCGTCCGAAGGTCTGTCCGTCGCCGTGCTCGACATCCGCGCCTTCGGAGGCCAGGCCGGCGCCAGCGCACGCATCGAGAACTATCTGGGCTTTCCGACTGGCATTTCCGGTCAGGCCCTGACCGCGCGCGCCTTCACCCAGGCGCAGAAGTTCGGCGCCGACATCATGATCCCCGTCACGGTGAAGTCACTCGATTGCACGCGCAAGGACGGCGCATTTTCGGTGGCGCTCGACGGCAGCGATCCCTTGCGCTCGCGCGCGGTGGTGGTCGCGAGCGGCGCGCGTTATCGCCGGCCTGAGATCGAGAACCTCGACAAGTTCGAGGGACGCGGCGTCTGGTACTGGGCCTCGCCGGTCGAGGCACGGCTCTGCGCCGGCGAGGAGGTGGCTCTGGTCGGTGCCGGCAATTCGGCCGGGCAGGCGGCCGTGTTTCTCTCGGGCCATGCCAAAAAAGTGCTGATGATCATCCGCGGCGGCGGCTTAGGGGCCAGCATGTCGCGCTATCTCATCGAGCGCATCGAAGCGACGCCGAACATCGAATTGATGTTCAACACCGAGATCACGGCGCTCGAAGGCGATGAGGCCTCGCTGCTGCGGCGCATCCGGTGGAAGAGCCGGCTGTCGTCGGATGAGGACGCTGCCGACATCCGCAATCTCTTCCTGTTCGTCGGCGCCGATCCCGCCACCGCCTGGCTCGACGGCTGCGGCGTCACGCTCGATCGCGGCGGCTTCGTCGTGACGGGCGCGCAGTCCGAGCAGAACCAGGGGCGGCTCGTGGCGCCGCTCGAGACCTCCGTGCCCGGCGTCTACGCCGTCGGCGACGTCCGCTCCGGCTCCGTCAAGCGCGTCGGCGGCGCCATCGGCGAAGGGGCGCAGGTCGTGGCGTCCCTGCACGGCTATCTCGGCGACGCCGCAAAACCGGCGCTTTAG
- the hisD gene encoding histidinol dehydrogenase, with the protein MPVRLDRSSADFDQRFSAFLAAKREVSADVEAAARAIVDDVAKRGDAALLEATQKFDRLTLDAASLRVTAAEIDAATKACDAATLGALQLARDRIETYHRRQLPADERFTDPLGVELGWRYTAIESAGLYVPGGTAAYPSSVLMNAVPAKVAGVARLVMVVPSPDGKLNPLVLAAAHLGGVTEIYRVGGAQAVAALAHGTATIAPVAKIVGPGNAYVAAAKRLVFGKVGIDMIAGPSEVLVIADDTGNADWIAADLLAQAEHDASAQSILITDSARLAADVEKAVAAQLKTLPRAAIAGASWNDFGAIIMVRNLTDAIPLADAIAAEHLEIMTVDPDALATKIRNAGAVFLGAHTPEAIGDYVGGSNHVLPTARSARFSSGLSVHDFMKRTSILKCGPDQLRALGPAAMTLGQAEGLDAHSRSIGLRLNLS; encoded by the coding sequence ATGCCCGTTCGTCTCGACCGCAGCAGCGCCGATTTTGACCAGCGATTCTCGGCCTTCCTCGCCGCCAAGCGCGAGGTCTCGGCCGATGTGGAGGCCGCCGCGCGCGCGATCGTTGACGACGTTGCCAAGCGCGGCGATGCGGCCCTGCTCGAGGCCACGCAGAAATTCGACCGGCTGACGCTGGATGCGGCGTCCCTGCGCGTCACCGCCGCCGAGATCGATGCTGCGACGAAGGCCTGCGATGCCGCGACGCTGGGCGCGCTCCAGCTCGCGCGCGACCGCATCGAGACCTATCACCGGCGTCAGCTTCCGGCGGACGAGCGCTTCACTGACCCGCTCGGCGTCGAGCTCGGCTGGCGCTATACCGCGATCGAATCCGCCGGCCTGTATGTGCCCGGCGGCACCGCGGCCTATCCGTCCTCGGTGCTGATGAACGCCGTGCCCGCCAAGGTCGCCGGCGTCGCGCGCCTGGTCATGGTGGTGCCTTCGCCTGACGGCAAGCTCAACCCGCTGGTGCTGGCGGCCGCCCATCTCGGCGGCGTCACCGAGATCTATCGCGTCGGTGGTGCGCAGGCCGTGGCCGCGCTCGCGCACGGCACCGCGACCATCGCGCCGGTCGCCAAGATCGTCGGCCCCGGCAATGCCTATGTCGCCGCCGCCAAGCGGCTGGTATTCGGCAAGGTCGGCATCGACATGATCGCCGGCCCCTCCGAGGTGCTCGTCATCGCCGACGACACCGGCAATGCCGACTGGATCGCGGCAGACTTGCTGGCGCAGGCCGAGCATGACGCGAGCGCGCAGTCGATCCTGATCACCGATTCCGCACGGCTTGCCGCCGACGTCGAGAAGGCGGTCGCGGCGCAGCTCAAGACGCTGCCGCGCGCCGCGATCGCCGGCGCCTCGTGGAACGATTTCGGCGCCATCATCATGGTGAGAAATCTGACCGATGCCATCCCGCTCGCGGACGCCATCGCCGCCGAGCATCTCGAGATCATGACTGTCGATCCCGACGCGCTCGCTACAAAGATCCGCAACGCCGGTGCGGTGTTCCTCGGCGCTCATACGCCGGAGGCCATCGGCGACTATGTCGGCGGCTCCAACCACGTGCTGCCGACCGCGCGCTCGGCGCGATTCTCCTCAGGCCTATCGGTACACGACTTCATGAAGCGCACCTCGATCCTGAAATGCGGCCCGGACCAGCTGCGTGCGCTCGGCCCTGCCGCGATGACGCTCGGACAAGCGGAGGGGCTGGATGCCCATTCGCGCTCGATTGGATTGCGCCTCAATCTGTCATGA
- a CDS encoding cyclic nucleotide-binding domain-containing protein, with the protein MAVSAPDLKAFLLATPFFGGLSDGSLDLLISMLVERRFDAGASVVAEGEPGRSMFIVRSGRLAVSKRTQAGSVIRMSVLERGDFFGEMTLIEMQNRSATVIAESATVLYELTAQNLYACYKADVHAYVIVLQNINRELSRRLRRADERFTARQVHGDD; encoded by the coding sequence ATGGCTGTCAGCGCTCCCGACCTGAAAGCGTTCCTGCTCGCGACGCCATTCTTCGGCGGCCTTTCGGACGGAAGCCTCGATCTCCTCATCTCGATGCTGGTCGAGCGCCGCTTCGATGCCGGCGCGAGCGTCGTCGCGGAAGGCGAGCCGGGCCGTTCGATGTTCATCGTCAGGTCCGGTCGGCTGGCGGTGAGCAAGCGGACGCAGGCGGGAAGCGTCATCCGCATGTCCGTTCTGGAGCGAGGCGATTTCTTCGGCGAGATGACGCTGATCGAAATGCAGAACCGCTCCGCCACCGTAATCGCGGAAAGTGCGACGGTGCTGTACGAGCTGACCGCGCAGAATCTCTACGCCTGCTACAAGGCCGACGTCCACGCCTATGTGATCGTCCTGCAGAACATCAACCGCGAGCTAAGCCGGCGGCTGCGCCGGGCGGATGAGCGGTTCACCGCGCGTCAGGTGCACGGCGACGATTGA
- the yacG gene encoding DNA gyrase inhibitor YacG, translating into MNDHVKPPAAPLKTCPICGKPQSEATRPFCSPRCRDVDLNRWLKGSYVIPGRDDEVDDVE; encoded by the coding sequence ATGAACGATCATGTCAAACCGCCCGCCGCCCCGCTCAAAACCTGCCCGATCTGCGGCAAGCCGCAGTCAGAGGCTACCCGTCCCTTTTGCTCGCCGCGCTGCCGCGACGTCGACCTGAACCGCTGGCTGAAAGGCTCCTACGTCATCCCCGGCCGCGACGATGAAGTGGACGACGTGGAATAG
- a CDS encoding EthD family reductase encodes MAEIVVLYKTPKDAAAFDKYYAETHIPLAKKLPGLKKYAVSKGPVASPAGPSGIHLVAILTFDSVADIQAAFGSPEGKATGADVPKFASGGADLLIFDTKEV; translated from the coding sequence ATGGCCGAAATCGTCGTGCTCTACAAGACGCCCAAGGATGCTGCCGCCTTCGACAAATATTATGCCGAGACCCACATTCCCCTCGCCAAGAAACTTCCCGGCCTGAAGAAATATGCCGTTAGCAAGGGACCGGTCGCCTCCCCCGCTGGTCCCTCCGGAATCCACCTCGTCGCGATTCTCACCTTCGACAGCGTCGCCGACATCCAGGCGGCGTTCGGCAGCCCGGAAGGCAAGGCGACCGGCGCCGACGTGCCGAAATTCGCCAGCGGCGGTGCCGATCTGCTGATCTTCGACACCAAGGAAGTTTGA
- a CDS encoding UPF0262 family protein: MTKPPEQDDSTNRIVGVTLDEDSIGRSGPDIEHERAIAIYDLIEQNLFAPDGAEGQGPFTLHIGITGNRLMFDIRREDGTPVVAHLLSLTPFRRIVKDYFMICDSYYQAIRTATPDKIEAIDMGRRGIHDEGSRTLQERLKGKVRVDFETSRRLFTLITVLHWKG, encoded by the coding sequence ATGACAAAGCCGCCCGAACAGGACGACTCGACCAATCGCATCGTCGGCGTCACGCTCGACGAGGACTCGATCGGCCGTTCCGGCCCGGACATCGAGCATGAGCGCGCGATTGCGATCTACGACCTGATCGAGCAGAACCTGTTCGCGCCCGACGGCGCGGAGGGGCAGGGCCCGTTCACGCTGCATATCGGCATCACGGGCAACCGCCTGATGTTCGACATCCGCCGCGAGGACGGCACGCCCGTCGTCGCGCATCTGTTGTCGCTGACGCCGTTCCGGCGGATCGTGAAGGACTATTTCATGATCTGCGACAGCTATTATCAGGCGATCCGCACCGCGACGCCGGACAAGATCGAGGCCATCGACATGGGTCGCCGCGGCATCCATGACGAGGGATCGCGCACGCTGCAGGAGCGTCTGAAGGGCAAGGTGCGGGTCGATTTCGAGACCTCGCGCCGGCTGTTCACGCTCATCACCGTCCTGCACTGGAAAGGCTAG